Genomic DNA from Solanum pennellii chromosome 3, SPENNV200:
GCACTCTGCCAGGAACCAGGTCCccgcatttgtgaggatcatcaaaacacctagcatataacattttccccctttttgatgatagcaCACAAATATACCTCACACTGAGTTTATCATTCATCTTATTGTCAGCAGTTCCAATAACAAGGATTTGGTTCCTTGTTAGAtcgataagtttgttaaatcatcaaaacttcatatcaagTTCGAGCTATCATCTTAACTCAGCTTCGAACTaatattttccccctttttgatgataacatacttattcaccagttccccctatcaaaaagaattcttaGGGTAACTTGAGTTTCATCATCTCGAAGTTTGTCAActcatcaaaatatcaacatagcAGTATCCCTACTGTTGTataaatgactcacatatattCTTACTGTTGCAAAAggagctcacatatacccttacCATCGCAAAAGAAGCTCACGTATACCCTTCGTCTAACATTTGTATAACAATAAGGGTATATGTGAATCACTTTTATAACAACGAAGGATttagctctaaatgacaaaattaagtTCAATAATGAATGAGGAGAAAGTTGTGTTTGAGTGTAGCCCATCATCATTACTCTTTTGTAACAAGTGAAACTTTCTCTTTGCTAATGGACCTATCTCATTTTACTTTGATAAAGACAGGGTACAGGTCCACTGATATTAATATATTGCCCTCAGCTTTGTGTTTTGCTTTATGCCTAGTCTCTTCATCATGCCCAGGTTGTGTGTCAAATGTCAATCTCTTATTTCATTTACGTGTGAAAGGGAAAATTGGACAAGTAATATGAGACGAAGGGAGTAATGGTCATccatttttacttgttcagtATTGATTTGACACACTTCTAATGTAAATAGAATGATATATGTAACAGATTCAATGCTTTAGAAAATTATGATAGTTTATTAATtataagaataaattatttcttgattttttaaacagagacaagtaaaaatgaatatgaacTTACTTTGAGTATAGTGAACAAGTAAAAGTAGACGGATGAGGAACAACTATTACTCctataacataaataatagaCAACATCCATATCAACTTTTGCAGGCAATAAAGGCAGAGGGTCTTAACTCTTAGGCTGCACGCATATGGCAGGATATAAAACCGGGAATCTAGTTGTTGTCAAGCTTTTGTAGTTTTTGGTTTATCAGGTACCAACATCCATGGCCCATTTCTTTTTACCATAATTTAAGGCCACTCAAGTTCCCcccctctttttctttttttactttcctTGCTCTTAAATGCTATTCACTGTTTTTTCCCTTTCAATTCAGGCTTGTACTTGCtggtttttttgttttttttggagGTCCTCTTTCTAGCAAAGAACTCGAGCATGCCAAGTTTCAAGAAATGATTGAGAAAATGGAAACAGTTACCCATTTATGCTGTGTGCAGAAGACTGGCAGTATGCATCACATTGATCATGACTCATGAGAAAGAACAATTACTTGACTATATATATGTAACAATGCCGCAACAACATATTTCTTCTATAAACagaaacgaaaaaaataaaccAGAGCAGATGCCAGAAACTCTCTGTTAATTCTCTGTACATAGGCCTAGAGCTAGTCGTGGTATGCTACATCTGATGATCGAGATAAGTAGAACAAAAGGACTCCAATAATTTACAAACTGGAAAAAGGATTTGATCAGCTCACCAACTATAACAAGGGATGTGAACTGATCCTAGTCATGAATATAAAAATGGGTATTTGGACGTTTCTAACCTATATGTTAACTGAGAGATGTATCACACGTATTTAACATCGCAAACGAAAGGCAGAGCTGCCCTCCTTCACAAAAATGTAGAGAACTCCTCACTAGGTTGTGATTTCTATTAACAATAAATGCACACTATCAGTATCAATGTGGAGTGCATAAGTGAGTGACCTTAGCATCATAAACACTTGGTCATCCTCTCGTTTGTTCCTTGAACTTTGGAAGGACAGTATCTCCAGTTATTTGACACCACTTATATTTGTTCTGCTTCCACCTTTGGTTGGATGAATTTGTGATACTATATGGCCAATCTGCCTATGAGTTACCTGGCGAAGACTCACTAGGAACATGACGAACAAACTGTCCTTTAACTCTGGGACGCTGTTCAGCAAGTTTTTTCCTGCTTTCATATCGTACCTGTGAGCAAATCACAAAGAAAATGATTGATAAGAAATGACAGAACAATCCATTGAAGTAAAATACATTTGCTCTAAAATGATCATTCATAAATTGCCCAGTGGTCTTTAACaactcttaataaaaattaGTTCTATTTATCTGGCTTTACTGTTTACCAGTCTGTCTTGTTGATAACTTAAATGCCTTTTCATTGGTAATTTAGAGGAGAAATGTTATGCTAACAGGATCTTTTGTTCTTAGTGAGATAATTTTTAAGATGAGTCTGCCACCAGTTAATTTCACGGTGAATATAATGATACGTCAAATACAAGACGAGCTTTTGATAGGAAATGATGAATCCGACATACCTTCTTTTCGAAGCATCTGTCTTTCCGCTTCATGCGAAATTTTGTAAGAGCTGCTTCTCTTTGAGATCGCTGAGAGTTCCCATCAGGAGTGTGAAGGCTTTCTTCTTTCCAATACTCTGCCGGTGTTTTGCCTGGTGGAAGTGAGATGTTTCCGTTGCTTCCATAACTCAAATGAACGTGGTTTAGATCACCATTGCAGCAAATGCTATTTATAGTTTGATCAGTTGCAGAGAGAAAACGTTCGCAATCAGTTGTAGGTTCAGACATGTGCCCTCTCTTACCCTCATTGTAAGCTGACGAATCACTGTTGTTTTGATCACTCTGTGAGTGAAATTTTTGAGAGCTCCTACTTTCACAATTTAGCGCAAGGAATGGATTCGCCTGATAGGAAGATTCCCCAGGGGTAGCTGAACCTGGACTCTGCAATGGCGAAATGCCAGATGGCATGCGAAGAATTGGAGCAATCATGGAGCTGTAAGCACTGCTTGGTCCCTCAAATCTGATGCCTCTCACTGATATAGGGAGTGGCGTCACTCTCTGCTGCGGAGAAGGAAGTCCAATTTCAGCTGGTCCTGGTTCACCGTAGCTAGGAGGGGCAACGCTTTGAGGTCTAGTCATCGGACCACGGGTGTCTGAGTTGTAATCAATTGCATGGCCACAGAACTGCTTATCAGAATCAGTTTCATATTCCTGTAGATTATAAGTCCTAGACGACGTTGACTGTCCAGACTGCATTGCCCTATTCACATACCTGCAGCAGCATTTTCCTTATAGTTAGATGCAAAACTTCATTGGTTTGAAAATGTTGCATCAGAATAACACAAATCATCTTATAGAATTCAGAATGACACTCCCACTCTATAATCTGATAATAGAGTTTCACAAGTTAAGCGGCTCAAACTAAAGGATGAAATGCCTCAAGTAACTCGTTTTACAACCAAGTTATTTCAAGATTCATATTTTTAGTTCTGTTATCTTGATACATCTCACATCTTACAGGTagacaaatgaaaaataatctattGTCGTTTCATTCTGTTAAAGTTCCATGCGTTGGTAGTGAGGCCTTCaacaattcaaaatacaaaGATGGAGGCACTTCCTATTCATCACTTTATTCTAAAATTAATGCTGCATTAGActatgtaaaaaaaaagattagaaACTGAAAACTTACCGCGTGAAGGCTGAAGCATCAGAATGGTTCAATTTGCGCTTCTCATTTGTAAACTGATTTACAGAACCACTTGGATGGGACCTTGTCAATGAAAGATCCAGTAATGGAGAAGAATCACCCTTGTTAATCCTAGTGTCAGAACCAGAACTTTTGGAATTACATTTGAGGTAATTATCAAATGCTCCGATCAAATCAATTGCTTGTTTAGTTGGAGGACCAGGATGTTCATCAGAAGTTTGACCAATTGTACGACCATGACCCCAGTTATCATCAGAATTTATGTCTTCTCCCCTGGTCATTGCATTTGCATCTGT
This window encodes:
- the LOC107015290 gene encoding two-component response regulator-like APRR5, with translation MGEVVVSSEGDLEVIGGGDMVIETEAGGNMKETGAGAAVAAASSSILKWERFLPKMVFRVLLVESDDSTRQIVAALLRKCSYRVAAVSDGLKAWELLKGRPHNVDLILTEVDLPSISGYALLSLIMEHDICKNIPVIMMSSNDSVSTVYRCMLRGAADFLVKPVRKNELRNLWQHVWRRRAASVSSQGPVDESVAQQKVEATAENNACSNHSSGYKACVQRNRECIEKGSDAQSSCTKPELENEEENAENLPESVQPNRDASLPNAADLVKELLHEANNRLRISENDGRAPTTDANAMTRGEDINSDDNWGHGRTIGQTSDEHPGPPTKQAIDLIGAFDNYLKCNSKSSGSDTRINKGDSSPLLDLSLTRSHPSGSVNQFTNEKRKLNHSDASAFTRYVNRAMQSGQSTSSRTYNLQEYETDSDKQFCGHAIDYNSDTRGPMTRPQSVAPPSYGEPGPAEIGLPSPQQRVTPLPISVRGIRFEGPSSAYSSMIAPILRMPSGISPLQSPGSATPGESSYQANPFLALNCESRSSQKFHSQSDQNNSDSSAYNEGKRGHMSEPTTDCERFLSATDQTINSICCNGDLNHVHLSYGSNGNISLPPGKTPAEYWKEESLHTPDGNSQRSQREAALTKFRMKRKDRCFEKKVRYESRKKLAEQRPRVKGQFVRHVPSESSPGNS